The Schistocerca gregaria isolate iqSchGreg1 chromosome 1, iqSchGreg1.2, whole genome shotgun sequence genome includes a window with the following:
- the LOC126343207 gene encoding HIG1 domain family member 2A, mitochondrial, translated as MQNSKSESREEPEPTFDWLQLQKDVRATNTQETTREKFARKVSENPLVPIGCLATFCALSYGLWSFRTGQRRMSQYMMRLRIAAQGITIAALIVGLGISATRKSN; from the exons ATGCAAAATTCAAAGTCAGAATCAAGAGAAGAGCCCGAACCGACTTTTGATTGGTTACAGTTGCAAAAGGATGTCCGCGCAACAAACACACAGGAAACGACAAGGGAAAAATTCGCACGTAAAGTGTCAGAAAATCCCTTAGTTCCAATTG GTTGCCTAGCTACATTTTGTGCTTTGTCCTATGGTCTATGGAGTTTCCGGACAGGACAGAGAAGGATGTCCCAATACATGATGCGCCTTCGAATAGCTGCTCAGGGAATCACTATTGCTGCTTTGATTGTTGGCCTAGGTATTTCTGCAACCAGGAAGAGTAATTAA